In a genomic window of Siniperca chuatsi isolate FFG_IHB_CAS linkage group LG1, ASM2008510v1, whole genome shotgun sequence:
- the tssc4 gene encoding protein TSSC4 produces the protein MCDQKNGGDCGDDADELSASDESEPEERLSSAPFDPELDDDDDDDDDDDDDDDGGGGLVGISAPPAGHRAQSLFSVRGGSSAFSNRSHSIFDCLDSVAQLASSSLKQDNVTDAVFARPLPPRPGRKTSQPPSSCPTPAKRRGVPDYLVHPERWTHYSLEDVTESSDQGNSRAAHHFLSSLQQRKEQQDSPSDSSCDIQQKMIFSRPSGQLKELPANLRGKEMETHLSHLEEEEEEEEEGREKEKAGGRRTDQSVEKAEERVRDEEKDMSGEEEEEKIEEANPSFSSFRKTKRKNYRKSSGQEDN, from the coding sequence ATGTGTGATCAAAAAAATGGCGGTGACTGCGGCGATGATGCGGACGAGCTGTCAGCCAGTGATGAATCGGAGCCTGAAGAACGACTCAGCAGCGCTCCCTTTGACCCAGAGCTggacgacgatgatgatgatgacgatgacgatgacgacgacgacgacggcGGCGGCGGGCTGGTTGGGATCTCTGCTCCACCTGCTGGACACAGAGCTCAGAGTTTATTCAGTGTGAGAGGAGGGAGCTCAGCTTTCTCAAACCGCAGCCACAGCATCTTCGACTGCCTGGACAGTGTTGCTCAGctggcctcctcctctctgaagCAGGATAACGTTACAGACGCAGTGTTTGCTCGGCCCCTGCCTCCACGTCCCGGCAGAAAGACGAGCCAGCCTCCGTCTAGCTGCCCCACACCAGCAAAGAGGAGAGGAGTCCCGGACTACCTGGTGCACCCCGAGCGCTGGACCCACTACAGCCTGGAGGATGTGACGGAGAGCAGCGATCAGGGCAACAGCAGGGCAGCTCACCACTTCCTGTCCAGTctgcagcagaggaaagagCAGCAGGACAGCCCGAGTGATTCCTCCTGTGACATCCAGCAGAAGATGATCTTCTCCAGACCCAGCGGGCAGCTGAAGGAGCTACCTGCAAATCTGAGAGGCAAAGAGATGGAGACACACCTCAGtcatctggaggaggaggaggaggaggaggaggagggcagggagaaagagaaggctGGAGGAAGGAGAACAGACCAGAGTGTAGAAAAGGCTGAGGAAAGAGTGAGAGATGAGGAAAAAGACATGagtggtgaggaggaggaggagaagataGAAGAGGCCAACCCCAGCTTTAGCTCCTTTAGGAAGACCAAGCGTAAGAACTACAGGAAGAGCTCAGGGCAAGAGGACAACTGA